The following proteins come from a genomic window of Deltaproteobacteria bacterium:
- a CDS encoding type II toxin-antitoxin system VapB family antitoxin: protein MRTTLNLDEALYREAVEATGVEEKTRLIHMGLKALIQGAAYKRVAQLFGKIPEAKLPRRRRIR, encoded by the coding sequence ATGAGAACAACACTTAATTTGGACGAGGCGCTTTACCGTGAGGCCGTCGAGGCTACCGGCGTTGAAGAGAAAACCCGGCTTATTCACATGGGATTGAAGGCATTGATTCAAGGTGCCGCCTATAAACGGGTGGCACAGCTTTTTGGAAAAATCCCGGAAGCCAAACTCCCCAGAAGGCGAAGAATACGATGA
- a CDS encoding VapC toxin family PIN domain ribonuclease: MILVDSSVWIDFFHGKTTATSLGLLVETEKVLLHPWILGELMVGHLGKPRQNRLNDLGLLPKAAIHSIEVLKDFVEQEKLFGLGFSLVDIQLVYSSLLEDAFIWTFDRKLDLLAKHYKKAYSAL; this comes from the coding sequence ATGATCTTGGTGGATAGCAGTGTCTGGATTGATTTCTTTCACGGCAAAACAACAGCCACATCTTTGGGCCTGCTTGTCGAAACCGAAAAAGTGCTTTTGCATCCTTGGATTTTGGGAGAATTGATGGTGGGGCATTTGGGGAAACCAAGACAAAATCGCCTGAATGATTTGGGATTATTACCGAAGGCGGCGATTCATTCCATAGAGGTCCTGAAAGATTTTGTAGAGCAGGAAAAACTTTTTGGTCTTGGCTTTTCTCTGGTCGATATCCAACTGGTTTATTCTTCTCTTTTGGAAGACGCTTTTATATGGACCTTTGATCGTAAACTCGATCTCTTGGCA